In Lolium perenne isolate Kyuss_39 chromosome 5, Kyuss_2.0, whole genome shotgun sequence, the sequence GCCTTGGCCCGATCCGGTCGGGACGCGGCGGCGaggggctcgccgtcgccggagGGCCCGCGCTTCCTTCCCTCTGTCGCCTCGTCTAGGGAGTGGGGATGGCAAGCGAAGCGAGGAATGTACAACTGTCCAAGTCCAATACAAGTGGCCCGGTAGTAAACGGGCCGTAAGTTGTTTAGGGCAATAGAAGCCCAGGAAGGGTTGGCCAACCAGAAGGCCAAGTGGTCCTGGCTAGGGGTGGATGACATCGTCTAGCTCTCGGCCATAATGGCGCAGCACGTAGCATCACTGCCACCACCACTACCATTGCCACCGCACGCGTCACCAAAGACAGCGTCGGATGGCCAGGACGTTCAACTACCTCCACCATCGCACTACGGGCCTCCTCTGCACTATGCGCCACCACCTCTGCACTATGCGCCGCCACCTCCGCTGTATGCGTAGCGAGCGGAGGTGCCTGCTTGCTTGAGCGCAGCAGCTCTAGACGCTGCCGCCGTTCGTGGACATCGTCTACAACGACGAAGACGGTGGCCATTGAATTAGTTTAGATTTTCGTTTTGAAGTGCACTAGGAGCGGCAGACAGCCAGACAGAATTGAAGCGCATGAGGCATTTTGCACGGAGACGCACTAGGACTTCCATGAAAAGCAGGTCATCGGGGAAGGCGATGCCGGCAGCCGGAGGAGACATTGTGATCTTGAGGCGTTTCTCCAGGTGTCGCCACCGAtgatcctttttttttttttttgcaaaacacaGTACAATAAAAAACGCTCGCACACACGTGCACACACTTCCTATCTACTAGTGGTTGGGGCGCCCCTTGGGGCGCGCCTCCTCACTGTTCCTCTGCAGCCCAATAAGAAAATCAATAGAAACGTAGTTTTCAATAGTTGTTACACTTAGGATCGAAGAACTCAGCCTTGTCATGGATTCCAAAAATGTAAAATACAAGTTCCCTGCTGACTTTTGTCAGATGGAATGGGGGACTCGATTTAGTATCTTGATCTTGCCCATTTTCCCTTTCATACTACAGCTAAGCTTTGTTGCTTTAGAAGCCTAATTAACGACAGTAAATCTATGTGTGGTGTCTATAACGGGGGACGGGACGAGAGTGCATTTTCAGAACCGGGCGGCATGTGAACCCGCACCAACTCGGTGTCTCATTGGTCCAGAAATGTCAGTGGGGCCCAGTACTGGAGATGGGAATTTGCGTATCGTTGGTTGAAAGAAGAGCAGAATACATGCGTGTGGGCTCCACTTTGTAGAGAGGATGATTAAAAAAGGAAGTGCTTCTGCCAGATTCTGCAGCCCAGATACGACGCCCGTGCATGCAGGGCAGCGGGCCATGCCATCCCGGATGGTCCGTCGCCGCTCAGCTCCATGGTCGAGTTCGCCGTCGACGCCATGTTCGCAGGAATCGAGGAGATGGGGAGAGCCGCGGCGGCCGGCGTGCATCCCCAACACTATTTAAAGGAGGGGGCCGACGTCTATCCCCAACTTTATTGGAAGGAGGCGGCCGGCGTCCATGCCGCCTCGCCCGCACGCCCATGCTGCCTCCACCTGTCATGCCGCCGCCGTCCGCGCTTAGCAGCACGGCGACGCCTGCGCATGCCGCTCCTGCCCGCACGCACGTGCATGTCGCCGTCGGCGTCCGCTCTAGCATCTGCTGGCTCCGTGGGCGAGGTCAAGGTGCTGTTGTGCCACATCACGGAGCCCGACGGGCCGAGCTGGCAGGAGGCGAGGTCGAGGTGCTGGCTCCATGGGCGAGGTCAAGGTGCTGTTGTGCCACATCGCGGAGCCCGACGGGCCGAGCTGGCAGGAGGCGAGGTCGAGGTGCTGGCTCCATGGGCGAGGTCAAGGTGCTGCAGTGCCGGCCTGGCTGATCCTGGCCGCGCGCCGGCCGGACGCGTCCGAGATGACCCGGCACACCAGCATGGCCCTGCGGCCAGCGtcgggcgacgacgacgacgcggcGGCCCTGGCGTGCGCGGCGCCGCTGCAGGCGAAGGTGCGCACCGCGGAGCCCAACGAGCCGAGCTGGCATGTGGCGACGCCGACACCGAAGACGTCGCCTGCGCCAGCGGCCGGGCGTAGTCACTGGAAGCGCATCATCTCGTTGCCGTCGGCGCCGCACCGCGCCGCGGCGTCGTGCGCACGGGCGGCCGCAGTTGGCGTTCTCGAACCGCCGAGGGAGCACTTGACGGCGCCGCCGCAGTCGCCCGTGGCGCAGGCGAGGGTCGACGCGCCGGAGGCAACGCAGCCCGTGCGCGCCGAGAAGCGGCCGGACCAGCCCGTCGTGCCTGGGAAAGATACGGTGGCGCAGGCGGACAGCTCGAAGATTGTGTGCTGCAGGCTGCAGGCTGCAGCCTGCCACTTTGAGACAAACCAGGAAGAGAGAGAGGATGATTTCGATGAGGGAGAAACTCTGTTCCCATGTGATTGTGGATCTCATGTCTGGTGTGCAGAGCGGCTTTAATTCTTGGTCCAACCGTACTGTATTTGCATGTATATACCTCTTGTTTAGAAAATGGCATTTGTGTTGTGGTGACCCTACTTCAAAACGTGGACCAATAGCAGCTGGACTTCCGCCAGGAGCAGATGCCGCCAGGTTCAACCTCGACTTTTCCGGGACGAGTTATGTTGTCTTCTTTTTAGTTCTTTTGCTTTAAAATTGAAGTAGCTGTCACTCAAGAATTGTTCTGAGATAATCTGCTTGAAGCTACCTGAGGGTGTTTTGAGTGACGGAAGTTGTAAGTGGTAAAGAGAAAAACTCCAAATCTCTCCATGTTTACTTCAATGGTAAACGCCACATACATGTCTCACTTGGGCGTGCGCTCTACCTTTTTTTTAGGCCTGCGTTTTACTCGATTCTGGTTTTGGGCGGACACTTGCCTCAAACAGTTTCTGATTTATTCATGGTAGAATAAAGCCTAAAGAACAGCCAACGAGCTACATATATAAAAGAGCAAAACTAAAATTACAGTTTTTTGCTATTTTGTTTGAGGTACTGACCGAGTCAATTTATCATGCCAGATAGTACTATTCCTATTCTTGAGAAACCAGCAGCTTCTTGCTTGCCACAGCAAGATTTGGAACTCGGAGATACAGAGGCCACATCCCTAATATCGGCTAGCAGCTTGCTGCAAAGTGGAAGAAGAGCAGAGGAAACCTGGCCTAAACAGAAAAGTAACATCAGGCACCTCTTATTAGGATAATTACCATCCTTATTGTGGAAGCCCATCTGATCAGCCTGCAATAACACAATAAGTTACAGCTGATATCGATTGCCTAGTGCAAATACTTTTTGCGGTATCTTTTTTTAATTCTAGATATGCAATTTCCGTGCACGGCACGAATAACGAATAGAATGAACCGATAGATCACAATGCCGCTAGAAAAATCACTGTGGTCTAAGATAGACTTCTTTTGTCCACAGAAAATGGAGCAAATGAGACCAATTTTTGTGAAAAGCTTGTGGAAAATGGTATGACACTGTTGGTTGGTGCACTGGTAATCATAATCATAAATCAAAGTACAGTATATCGAAACTCAACTATACCTATGATCTACAATCAATCAGCAAACTTGTGACTAGGCGATCAAAATTACAATCTTGTAGTATGCATAATTGTTCATCCAAGTAGTGTGGTGGGCTCTCGCCAAGAACCGGGAGGCCCTTCCAGGCGGATATAATCATACATGACCCCGAAGAACTCGCTGAAGGCCTTGACCTGCGTGATGCTGATTGTGTTGTCCCCTTCCATGAGCAGGTACCCTTTGATGGGAAACTCGAAACTCCACCAGGTGCCGTGGTCGCCGTGCCGCGCGATGGCGTTGCCGTCGCCGAATTCGGGCGTGTTGAAGACTCCCTCGGACCCCTTCCTCGTCGCctcgttcacctgcacctgcagcCTGGACATTTGCGCCGCCGCCAGGGCGACACGCAGCATGTAAGTGCCGTCGGCGACCACGCGGCCCAGGTTGAAACGAATCCGGCGGGTCGTCGGCGCGTAGAGCAGGCCGACACCGCCGCCCACCTTCCTCGTGACGTGCGCGAAGAACCAGTCATTGGAGTAGTTGCTCACGCCCACGGTGAAGACAGGGTCGGCTCTGGGGTACAGGTCGGCGTACCTATCCCACAGTCCATATTGCCGGTACTTGTTGTCTCTTGTGAGGAAGAGCTTGCTGAGATACTTGGGGTTGGGGTCCGGGATGAAGAACTCGGCGGTGCTCCGGTCTGGAACGCCCATCTCCCAAAGCGTCGGGCCCAATCGCGGCGGCTTAAACACGAGGTCGCCGAGGCTCACAGCGCCGCCAGCCGACACAGTCACCGAAGCGGCGTACATATAGTCGCCGAGAATCCCGGGTACCCAGGCGTAGAGGTTGTACTCCCCCGCAAGGACATTGCTGATGGCGAAGCTGCCGCAGGTCGCGGAAGCCCTCGTCCAAAACTGGTAGCCTTTGCTCTCCGTCGCCCAGGAGCCGGGTGCCCCGGGCGCGGCGAGGCCGACGTAGGCAAGTCGGGCGGGCATGTCCACGCCGCTCACGTACTTGTCTCTGACCAGTAATCTGCCGGTGACGGAGCCTCTCTGGGCCGCCTTGTGGAAGTCGGGCGACTCCAGGAAGGTGTACGGCCACTTGCTCGCCTCGGTCTCCGCCTGCGCCTTGGCGTCCTCCCAAAGCGCCTGGAAGCTTCCCCTGCTCGGGTTGGAGTTGAGGTAGATGAACACCGGGCCCATGACCTTCTTCCAGTGCTCACCATCGTCGATCTTGGTCACGATATCCTTCCCGACGTAATGCGGTCCAAGAAATATCTGCCGAGGCGCAAGAATGTTCACTTAAAACACAATAATGCGCGCAGGAGTTTCAATCTTTGTATTTGCAGTTGCAGGATTGCATGCTCACCGTGAGGGAGGTTGGGCCGACGTGCGAGGTGAGCTCGCGCTTAAGCGGCCCGCCGCTCTTGAATTCGTTACTCGGGGTGATGACCCAAAACCCCACGGGGATGGGCCCGCCGCCGATCCAGCCATGAACCTTGTTATCCTTGTTGTCGAGCGAGTACTGGTACTTGTCGTCCACCTCCCCCCTGAACTGCGGCTCGAGGGGGTTGAGCAGCAGTACGGCCTCCTTGTACGCCAGCGGCTTGCCCCGGGGTGGGTCCCGATCCGCCGCCCTCGGCATGTACCTCTGGATCCCGTCCGACACGGCCATGTAGTTGAACCTCGCCGTGTTGAGCTTGAAGGCGAGCCGGGCAACCGTGATGTTCAGCGCCGGCCAGTTGTCAGCGTGCTCCATGATGGCGTAGCAGTAGAACCCTGAGCTGCCTCTCAGCATCACCAGCCTGCATCatgagcatgatcaagatgagttaATTGATCCCATGCAGGACTTAGTGAAGGAGTGATCAATCGGCGGCGTACCGCTTGTCGACGGTGAGCCGGACGCTGTTGAAGCTTGATGGGTCGTAGGTGCTCCTGAAGGAGAGCTCCACTTGCTCTTCACTTGAAGAAACCACCCTGAACTCTGCACTGTCCAGCCTGCTCAAATTCAGATACGGTTAAATTTGCAACGGTTTGTTTTCTTATTCAGCCACACTCCATTCACATGTATGATTAAGACTCAATTCATCAAACTTATTCTTTGCCAACAGAACTGAAGAAATGATATTTGTTTGGAGATTATCAGAAATGATTATCAACAAAAAAAAACCTTACAGTTCACATTCATGTTATTCTTAATTAGTAGAACTACGCATCCTTTCGGCGGTGCATATCATCAAATTAATTAATGGTGGTTCCAGCTAATTAACTGACCACGCAAGCATGCAGGTACGGTCGATCAGGTGAAGAAATTTTTTAACATTGATATTGGACACTGTAACTGTACGTGCTCTGAAATCGGCCAGTTAAACTAAGAGTAACAGAAAGACTAAGGACCTGTTTGTTCCCagccacactttgccaagccTAATTTTAGCAAGTGTGACAGCCACAAAAGTGTGGCAGCCACAAAAGTGTGgctaggattttggaagccacaaaGTGTGGTAAAAGTTGGCAAAAATTCACTCTATGATAAGTACGTGGGCCATATAGATAGTGATGTGTGGCAGCTCTAAAATGTGGCAAGAATCAAACACATACTAAATTGCCAAACTTTGGCTTGGCAAAATGTGACTGGGAACCAAACAGGCCCTAAGTTAAATACAGCACCCTTTGCAACACGCAAAGATTAACCGACAGTTAGAACAGAAAGCAGCATGCACATTGCAACTACAGATTACCCAGGAGCCTAAACAGTGGGAGAGATcttgtttcaaaaaaataaacAGTGGGAGAGATTTACACCATGCCATGAAGAGAGGCGACATAATGTACTACTTCTAGCTAGTTAAGGTAAGTAAATTATATCACTAGTAGTAGTGACTAGTACTGACTAGCTAGTGTGAGACAGTATTACCTACATGTCGATTCTGGCTCTTGACTGACCGGACCCTGGAAAGTTCCAAAACACGTTCCAGTACCTGTAAATATGTAAGCACCCGTTCATACTTCATACATACACACAACTATTTAGGCAAGAAGATCAGATATGGCCATATCGAATGTAGTACAAGATCCACCTAGCCGCCACATATATGGCAGCGAGACTAAGGTATATATGTACGTAGAGTTAAATCCATCAGTGATCATGGAACTTGTTGAGCAAAATCAGTTCGGTCATTGTACAACATAAACACGAATTTACGGTCACTGAATACGCACCGGAGCTTCACACGTGGTCACCGCTCACAATGTAGGGTAGTATTTGCTGACATGGCGCTGAGTGGGGCCCACGGTCAGGTAACTTAGCAGGGAGATAAGAATACCCAGCTAGAGGGGGGCGTTTCCTGGCTCTCTCTCTAACAATTCCCTCTTGGGGATGCGCCTGAGCCGCTGACTGCTGCCGCCCTGGCCGATGCCGGTTGTCCCAGGCGTCGCCgctctccggcgaggctccgcctCAACCTAAACTGGAAGGCGAACTTGCCGGTGCTCTATGACCTCGTCATCTCCCACCCACTGGAGTGGCTCTCGGTCACCATCCAGTGGCCCCCGTTGGAGTCCCTGGCTGCCGCCCGCTCCCACGAGATCGTACTCGGTACCCACACCGACGACTCCCCCAACAACCTCATGCTCGTGGTAGTCGCCCTTCCGCTTCCAGTACTAGATGCGCAATAGGTGTTTGAGGTAATGTCGTGCCAGATGCTTCTGTGTTGTTTCTTATAACAACACTACAATTTAGTGGATTGGTCAAAGGGCAGTAAGAATACTTCTAATGTTTCAACACATAACAACTGATAATGATGGCAACACATAGCAAATCAGTTGTTTGCTTGCCTACTGCTACTGACAATATTTCATGTTCATCTTGTGCATCCATTTCTACATCATGTTGCTTATCCATTTCTGCATCATATGGATTTGCAAACATTTTGGATCCACAGACCTCCATTACATATGAATTTGCCAAATTGATGACATGATTAATTGTAGCAACCTCCGCTAATGCCCCTAGACAATCAGCTATTGACATCTCTGACATTCTAAGAGGCTATATTAACCACTTAACCATCTGCTATTTTCTACAGATGAATTAGCGGTCTTCATCTAATTTTTTTTTACTCTGATAATATATAACTATGTAGTTAGATGATTTATTGTATTCTGATGATGTCATCTTGTAATATTTTTTCTTGAAACCATGGAGATTACACTTTTCTAATTTAGCTCAGTAGCTTCCTAATTAGGCTTGTTCTTGAAACCATGGAGATTACTCGTTAATTGGTACCAAGAATTCTTACTCGTGCTTGTTCATGTTATTTTAGCTTGGTTCTAATTCAAGAAGCTGAGGGTGATTTACTTGGTTTGATCTTATACCGCAGTAGAAGTTAGAACAGATGCTATTGGATTTGTGATTATAACTGAGATGTTGttattagtactccctccgattcatattacttgatgctaaagtggatatatctacaactaaaatgtgtctagatacatctatattagcatcaagtaatacgaatc encodes:
- the LOC127304281 gene encoding uncharacterized protein, with the protein product MAAWRKLPHVYRSHAAVRKLVESTVPASCSISMTMPAVQIVQLAAVTSSLVLLLLQPVAATMVPPAPAPRARGSAGVTLHVQPHQVLVDNGVVQVSVLKPQGQITGVRYAGEPNLLQYGEGEENSGGYWNVFWNFPGSGQSRARIDMLDSAEFRVVSSSEEQVELSFRSTYDPSSFNSVRLTVDKRLVMLRGSSGFYCYAIMEHADNWPALNITVARLAFKLNTARFNYMAVSDGIQRYMPRAADRDPPRGKPLAYKEAVLLLNPLEPQFRGEVDDKYQYSLDNKDNKVHGWIGGGPIPVGFWVITPSNEFKSGGPLKRELTSHVGPTSLTIFLGPHYVGKDIVTKIDDGEHWKKVMGPVFIYLNSNPSRGSFQALWEDAKAQAETEASKWPYTFLESPDFHKAAQRGSVTGRLLVRDKYVSGVDMPARLAYVGLAAPGAPGSWATESKGYQFWTRASATCGSFAISNVLAGEYNLYAWVPGILGDYMYAASVTVSAGGAVSLGDLVFKPPRLGPTLWEMGVPDRSTAEFFIPDPNPKYLSKLFLTRDNKYRQYGLWDRYADLYPRADPVFTVGVSNYSNDWFFAHVTRKVGGGVGLLYAPTTRRIRFNLGRVVADGTYMLRVALAAAQMSRLQVQVNEATRKGSEGVFNTPEFGDGNAIARHGDHGTWWSFEFPIKGYLLMEGDNTISITQVKAFSEFFGVMYDYIRLEGPPGSWREPTTLLG